A genomic region of Antennarius striatus isolate MH-2024 chromosome 16, ASM4005453v1, whole genome shotgun sequence contains the following coding sequences:
- the map3k3 gene encoding mitogen-activated protein kinase kinase kinase 3 yields MNERQALHSIMKDLVALQMTRRQPASSYDSGKPKTPPQANRQDDVRIKFEFSGERRILMFGRPVQFEEVHQKVKAIFGQQLDLHYMNNELSIPLRSQDELDKAIQLLDRSSNMKSIKMLLLSQEKKASSPSHHSPCKQVRIKSSQSTGDVSTVFQSSEPRGRHLSTGSQNTGRSSPPPGYVPERQQRIARQGSYTSINSEGEFIPETSDQCMLDPWSSAENSVSGSCQSLDSNSDSPSLRKSRMHRAKSYPDHRQEGSDRENHVYDRVAGKGGTYPRRYHVSLHHKDHSEGRRTFPRIRRPQGNLFTLVPSRRSLSGSEESLGSWQLVDVQGRLRPQDRAVTHKSPGAPMTWRRGKLLGQGAFGRVYLCYDVDTGRELAAKQVQFDPESPETSKEVSALECEIQLLKNLHHERIVQYYGCLRDRNDKTLTIFMEYMPGGSVKDQLKAYGALTENVTRKYTRQILEGMSYLHSNMIVHRDIKGANILRDSAGNVKLGDFGASKRLQTICMSGTGICSVTGTPYWMSPEVISGEGYGRKADVWSLGCTVVEMLTEKPPWAEYEAMAAIFKIATQPTNPLLPSHTSDQAREFMSCIFVEAKQRPSAEELLRHPFSQILC; encoded by the exons ATGA ATGAGAGACAGGCTCTCCACTCCATCATGAAGGACCTGGTCGCCCTCCAGATGACGCGCCGCCAGCCAGCGTCGTCGTACGACAGCGGAAAACCCAAGACGCCGCCACAGGCCAACAGACAG GATGACGTCAGGATAAAGTTTGAGTTCTCAGGCGAGAGGAG GATCCTGATGTTTGGACGACCGGTGCAGTTTGAGGAAGTTCATCAGAAAGTGAAGGCCATCTTCGGCCAGCAGCTGGACCTGCATTACATGAACAACGAG CTGTCCATCCCGCTGCGCAGTCAGGACGAGCTGGACAAGGCCATCCAACTGCTGGACCGGAGCTCCAACATGAAGAGCATCAAGATGCTCCTGCTGTCCCAGGAGAAGAAA gcctcctccccctcccaccACAGCCCCTGTAAGCAGGTGAGGATCAAGTCCTCTCAGTCCACCGGAGACGTCAGCACCGTGTTCCAGTCCTCCGAGCCCAGGGGGCGCCACCTGTCGACAG GCTCTCAGAACACGGGGCGCAGCTCGCCGCCACCCGGCTACGTACCCGAACGGCAGCAGAGGATCGCTCGCCAAGGCTCCTACACCAGCATCAACAGCGAGGGGGAGTTCATCCCGGAGACCAGCGATCAGTGT ATGCTGGATCCGTGGAGCAGCGCAGAAAACTCCGTCTCTGGGAGCTGCCAATCTCTGGACAGCAACTCGGACAG CCCCTCGCTGAGGAAGTCCCGGATGCACCGAGCCAAGAGTTACCCCGATCATCGTCAGGAGGGCTCAG ACCGGGAGAATCACGTGTACGACCGGGTGGCGGGGAAAGGAGGCACCTACCCTCGCCGTTACCACGTCTCCCTGCACCACAAGGATCACAGCGAAG GCCGGCGAACGTTTCCGCGGATCCGCCGCCCCCAGGGGAACCTCTTCACTCTGGTGCCGTCGCGCCGCTCGCTCAGCGGCAGCGAAGAGAGTCTGGGCAGCTGGCAGCTGGTGGACGTCCAGGGCAGACTCCGCCCCCAAGACCGCGCCGTCACGCATAAAT CTCCCGGCGCGCCGATGACGTGGCGGCGGGGGAAGCTCCTCGGCCAGGGGGCGTTCGGGCGGGTCTACCTGTGTTACGACGTCGACACCGGGAGGGAACTGGCTGCCAAGCAAGTCCAGTTCGATCCCGAGAGTCCCGAGACCAGCAAG gAGGTCAGTGCTCTGGAGTGTGAAATCCAGTTGCTGAAAAATCTGCACCACGAGCGAATCGTTCAGTACTACGGCTGTCTGAGGGACCGCAACGACAAGACCCTCACCATTTTCATGGAGTACATGCCGGGG GGTTCGGTCAAAGACCAGCTGAAGGCTTACGGAGCGCTGACGGAAAACGTGACCCGGAAGTACACCAGGCAGATCCTGGAGGGCATGTCCTACCTGCACAGCAACATGATTGTGCACAGGGACATCAAAG GCGCCAACATCCTGCGGGACTCCGCCGGCAACGTGAAGCTCGGAGATTTCGGTGCCAGCAAGCGTCTGCAGACCATCTGCATGTCTGGAACCGGGATCTGCTCGGTGACCGGCACCCCCTACTGGATGAGCCCGGAAGTGATCAGTGGGGAGGGTTACGGGAGGAAGGCCGACGTCTG gagcCTCGGATGTACGGTTGTGGAGATGCTGACAGAAAAGCCCCCGTGGGCCGAATACGAGGCCATGGCGGCCATATTCAAAATCGCCACCCAGCCCACCAACCCTCTGCTGCCCTCCCACACGTCCGACCAGGCGCGGGAATTCATGAGTTGCATTTTCGTGGAGGCCAAACAAAGGCCGAGCGCCGAGGAGCTGCTCCGACATCCCTTCTCGCAGATTCTTTGCTGA